The bacterium region GCCCGGTTGGGCCCGCCCCGATCTATCAGTACAGGTACACCACGCTCAACGCGTGATGTACTCACCCGGCGGAACATCCTTGGCGGTGCGGCCATCGTCGTGGCAGCCGGCGCAATTGGGCGCGGCGGCGTATTGACGACCGACGTGGCAGTCTTCGCAGTCCATCTCGCGGTGGATTTCGTCGAGTTGCAGTCCGGTCACGGCGTGCTTGAAGTTCGACTGATTCCAGCCGCCGTGGCAGTTGCCGCAGGCATTGTTGAGACGCGCGATGCGTTTGCCGGTCGGATGGCAGGCGTAGCAGTCGAGACTCTGGTGATAGCGGTTGAGCGGCCAGCCGGTCACCGCGTGGGTGAAGCCGGGCTTTTGCTTGGTGTCATGGCACTTGGCGCAGGGATCGCTCTTGTGGCAGTCGTTGCAGAGGGCGTGCATCTCCTCCTGCGTCTTGGCCACTTTGACTGATTGCTGCAGATCGTGGCAACGGCCGCAGTTTTCCTGCTTGTGGCAATCGACACAGCGCAGCCCGAAGAGATCAATGTGCTCCTTGTGGAAGAAGGTGACCACCGGGCCGGGCTGGTAGGGGGTCTGGTAGACCTTGGTGTCTGGTTCGGTCAGCTTCGGGTGGGCCGCGCCCATGATGTCGGATATGTCGCCGACCGCCTCGGCCATGACTTTGCCGGGTTGGGGAGCATGGCAGATCACGCACTGGGTGTCGTGCGACCATTCACGGTGGCAGGCGAGGCATTGGCGATGGTAGGCGCCTTTGAGACTGGGTTGACGCAGATTGGCCTCGGCCTCGGTGCCGTGGCATTCGCCGCAGGGCGGGATCCGTCCCGGCGGGCTGTAGTGATGGCAGGTCTGGCAATCGCCGCCCATCTGCGCCATCCCGGCATGTTTCTTGTGGTCGAAGTGGACCGGCTGGTAGAGGTCGGCGATCTTGCCCAACACGACGCTGTCCGGACCCTCGGCCAGTTCATGCCGCGCGGTGGCGTGGATCGACTGCAGACGCGGGCAGGCGACCAGGCAGGGGTCGTCGGCGGTGGGATTGGCGCAGGTGTGGCATTTGGCGCAGTCGATCTGCAGTTCGGGGTGCGTCGCCGCAGTCGGCTGGGCAAAGACGGGGCCGGCCAGGAAGACGGACAGGACGATTGGAATCGATAAGTTCTTCATGATGTGACCTTTCATCTGCCCGCTCCCACGGCGACGGATCGTTCTTGTGGGGCGGGGGCGGCCGGCGGCTGGAGGGCCGGGTCGGGCTCGCCGGAGATCACCGGGAAGGTCATTACAAACCAGCGGTAGACCAGGATGAGCGCGCTGGCCAGGCCAACCGTGACGCCGATTTCCACCAACGACGGGAAATAGGGCTTGGTCGGGTAGAGCGGCTGGTAGGCGACCAGAAAGACGTTGATGCGGTTGAGCACCACGCCCAGGACCACCATCAGCGCGGCGATGAACAGGCCGTTGATGCTGTTGCGGATCTTCTTTTGCAGCAGCATTACCATCGGCGCGATCACGCCAAAGAGCAGCTCGATAATAAACATGAACGAGCGCCCCGAGCCCTCCAGCAGATATGGCCAGGCGTCGCGCATGGTCAAATCGACGATCTTGATGCTGAGGTAGATTGCCAGCAGGATGGGCGTATACGACGCCAGCGACGAGAGCACGTCCTTTTCCGGTCTCAACTTGAAGGAACGCGCGGCCGAGATCGACTCGACGATCACCATCGGGAAGCCGACCGCGATCGCCGAGAGCAGGAACATCAAAGGCGACATCGGCGACCACCACAACGGGTGCATCTTGTCCTTGGCGATGACCATCAGCGTGCCCAGCGACGACTGGTGCAGGCAGGAAAGGACCACGCCGAGAATGATGAACACGAACAAAACGCGACGGAGCGTGACGTCGGCGATGTGCAGGAGTTTCTCGGTCAGGCCGTTGGCCCAGCGCAACGGCGCGGGCCAGTTCACCCTGCCCTTGAAGCGTTCGACCACGATCGGCAGGAATTCTATGTAGAGCACGGTCAGGTAGATCATCACGCACATGCCGACTTCAAACAGCACCGAGTTGCCCTGCCACATTGACGGAAGGATCGGGTGCCAGACGTTGTAGTAGCGGCCGAGGTCGGCCAGCAGGCCGATGACCACGAAGGTGTAGCCGAGCATCGCGGTCAGGAGCGCCGGGCGCACGACCACATGGTAGCGCTGCTTGTGGAAGATCTCGGCCAACGCCGCGGTGGTGAAGCCGCCGGCGGCCAGCGCGACGCCGGAGGCGACGTCGATGGAAATCCAGATCCCCCACGGGTATTGATCATCGAGGTTGGTGGCGGCGCCGAGGCCGAAGATCAGCCGGTAGGCGTAGAAGGCCAGCCCGATGCCGGTCAGCGCCAGCAGGATCATCGTGCCCCTCGTCAGGAAGGGCGCCTGCATCGGATGTGGGCGCTCATGACGCGTCATGGCCGTCCTCCTTGGTGGGCTCATCCGACGCGCCGCGCTGGGTGCCCATAATCAACGCGAGCAGGGCATAGAGGGTCAGCGGCGGGACGAAGGACTTGAAGATCCCATGCTGAATCTTCTCCGACGTCTCGGGGACCGGTTCGGGTCCGAGCTTCGGCAGTTCGCTGTTGGTGAAGTCGGCGCCGGCGAGGTAGAGCCAGGCGGTGCCGCCGGCTTCCTTCTCGCCGTAAATGTGGTGTGTGTACCGCTCGGGATGCTGGTTGATCCGTCCCTTGGCGATCTCGATCAGATCGCGCCGCTTGCCGAAGGTCAGCGCTTCGTTGGGGCAGATCGCCACGCAGGCGGGGCGTTCGCCCTTCTCCAGCCGGTGCAGGCAGAAGGTGCACTTGCGCACCTCCGGGTGCAGGACATCGTGGTACTCGTAGGCCGGGATCTGGAAGGGGCAGGCGATCATGCAGTAGCGGCAGCCGATGCACTTCCAGGCGTCGTAAGTGACCGGACCGCGCGGGTCCTTCTGCAACGCGCCGACGATGCAGGCGGAGACACAGGCCGGGCGGTTGCAGTGCATGCACTGCACCTTCATGGTCCAGAGGCGGCGCGGGTCCCTGGCGTCGTGGAACTGGTTGAGCACGGTGTAGGCGCGGGCGTGGGGGCGGCGGTGCTCGTTGTAGACCGACTTGTCCTCGTACGATTTCAGGTCGGCGTCGTTGAGCTTGTGCTCCTGGTTGCAGGCCCACTCGCACTTGCGGCAGCCGATGCAGACGACGGTGTCAACCAGGACGCTCCATTGGTCGTCGAAATTGATGGCCGGTTTGTCGGACGAGGCCCGGGCGGTTGACCCGGCCAACGTGGCCGAAGCGGCGCCCGCAGTGATGAGGAAATCGCGCCTTCTCATGGTCTTGGTCGCCTCCGTCACTTCGGGAGAAAAAGTGAAGCATTTCACTTTGTCTCCACATTCAGTCTCCACTGTTATATACGACAAAAGGCGACCGGCATGTGTCAGAATTGCAAGGGCGGCTGTGAAGATTGACAGGGTTGGTCGCCTTCGACAAAGGGCGGCAAGGGCATGGGGGACAGGGGGGTGGAGGCGGGGCGGTCGCGGCGCAGCCCCGTCCAGCGGCTTAAGTTTAATTATGTGATTAACGTCACATAATCGGTGGACAAAAACCCGCTATCGCCAGGGGGCTTTACGGCGCAGGCTTGGGCCAACGAAAGCCACCCCGGAGGCGGTGGCCTCCGGGGTGGGTTAACAGGATATGCCTGCGGTGGTGCCTGCTCGCAACTTCTCCGACGCGACTGCCTCTCACAGGCACGGGTTGCAGAATAGTGCCCATGCATCATCGCCACGAAATGCCACATTAATGAAGAGTACTACATCAAGTATGTCGGTAGAAAGAGAGCAGTTGGCGTCGGTTGATTCGTACGGGCACGCTGCGACTGGGTCCCGGATCGCGAGACGGCCACGGAAAGCCACATCGATGCATTCCACTACATCAAGAATGTCGTTGGCTCCATCACACATGGGATGCGGAGCAGGATCAACGTGGCAGTCACAGGCACACAGCGGCTCATACGCGCGCATTCGTCCCGAGGGAACACCAGAACCGGTGCCGACGAAGAGTTCCTTAGCGCCATCCTTGTTCACGTCTCCGATTGCAAGCACGCTCACTTTCTGGACAGTTTCTGAAGACCAAACCTGAGCGCCAGTGTGGCCGTCAAGCATGATCACGCTGTCGTGACCATCCACGTATCTCACTCCTACGGCGACGTCGAGCGCTCGAGTGCCATTCATGTTTGCCATTGCTGGAGCGTAGAACCCGGACCCATCTGCCGCCTGCAACGAAAACTCCCATTGCAATTCCCACTGAGCGCTAAGAACTGCGATTCGATCGGAAAATGGCTGACCCCCGCGGTATGCAAGCACAATCTCGCCTGTCCCGACTTTGTCTACTGCGCCGAGTACGCTTCCGTAAAATGCCCCCGTTGAATCCATCCGCAACCTGATCTCATGGGTTTCACAATCAAGCTCATGAACCGCGAAGCGCAGCGGAGATACGTAGTCGTTTGTTCCAAACAACACCTCCAACGAAGAATCCGTGTCGAGATTGCCCCAAGAGGCCAGTTCAGCCATCTTGAATCCTGTCGCTGTCGTATCACTGTACTCAATGGCGTGGGTGGCGCCATCCAGAAGGGTAATGCGGCCACCGATCGGCCCATAACTTGGCGTAAGAGGCGGTCCATTGCTGCCTACAAAGATCTCGATGTCGCCGTCCAAATCGAAATCCGCCACGCCCAGCGTTGCGACTTCGCCGAGATTATCGCTTGTCCATTTCAGCGCGAAGGTGAGCGCATCAAAGACGTACACGTACCCGTCCGGGCTTGCACGCACGACTGAGCCAACGATAATCTCGTTTGCGGAATCGCCATCTATGTCTGCGACGGAGATTTGGTTCGGGTATCCGCTGAGAATCTCGATCGAGTCTATGATGTTCTTAGTGACACCGTCATACACCAACACCCGATGGGGCGGTCCTCCGGATTCGATTCCAACCAGGACCTCGTTAACTCCATCGCGCTGGAGGTCAGCGATCGTGATGTCCTGCACGATCCCGATATCCCCCGTGTCCCAGAAGAGGCCAAGATCGGTGGCGGCGGTGGGCGTGGCGAGTAGAGCGACAGTTCCGAGGAGCGATATAGATAATACGCAGCCATTTGTCATAATTCTCCTCCTTGTGATTCGTGACGCTGAGGCAGCGTCGCTTGATTCTAGTGGCAATTGATACAGGATCCCACTCAACCGCCGTGGAATGGCGTTCCGACCACGCTCTACAAGTTTTCAACTAGGAGCCGAGGCGTGATTTTGTAGACCAAAACACTGTGGAACTTGAAGTCAAGGCGCGAGCTGAGTTATGCTAGAATGACGTCGTCCATACAGAGTCAGACCAGTAGCGCACGTTCATGACAAGCGCATCCTGGTACTCCCGCCAGTCGATGGGTGGTAGTGTGCCTTCCGAGACAAGACGATTTCGGATTGACCTGAACAAGTCGCTGCACCGTGCGGAAACGACGGTCAGGCGTTCGTCAAGATAGTAATTAACCAATGCTGTAGAGTCCTTTGAGCCAGCGGAAAGAGATAATTCATCGACGTCAACGCGAACCAGGCCCGCTTCGTTGACAAGTCTTAGCCCGCCGTTATATGGTTCCCGCCTCGCAATGCATACGTCGGTTGGCGGGAAGACGATGTATCTGATCTGATTGCCCTGTTCCACGCTACGAAGATTCCAGACAGAATCTGCAAAAGGAGGCGAGACCCCGTGGCAGGAGTCGAGTGGTAGTATGAAGTAGCAGGCCGCCGGCACACGGTTATTCACTCCGAGCACGTGTAGAACTGAACGAACTGTGTCTACAATCATTGCGTGCGGGCCCCCGGCGTAGCCCGCGTTTATGTACCATCCGACCAAATCACCTTCCGCGCTCCATAGCATGAAATGAGCTCTTGAGGGGTATGACTTGAGAACGACTGTAAGGATCAGACTCCCGGTTTCTCGCTCGATCAACGCCAGTCCTCCGAAATCGTATTGCTGGAGAATCGACGTGTCGCCCGGATACTGACCCATGATGACAGGGACTCGCTTAAACAGCTCGGTACCGTCATGGTCAAAAGCGATCATTTCCCCGGCACGCATTGACGAGGCTTGTTTCCGAGGGGTTAACATGGAGATCACTTCGGGCCTGTCATCACCATCCAAATCGCCAAACACGGTGCTCGAATGTGATTGGTCCATTTCCAAGTTAGCTTGATATGACCATAATTCGTTCGACTTCGCATTCATAACAACAAGTCTATTGCCAACATAGTCCGCGCACGCAGGATTCCGATCAAACCCCACCCACGCCTTCGGATACACCAGGCACAAGAGCAGATACGCCAGCACCGCCAGTGCCGGGACCTGCACTTTGACGTTGCGGCCATACTTGGCGGCAGCGCGGAGGGCGAATTCGGCCGGGCAGACGCGCTCGGGGATCATGATGTTGCCGTCGGTGGCCAGGTCGGCGGCGCGGTCGATGGCGATAATGCGCAGACGGCGGCGGGGATGGCGTAGGTGCAACGCAGTGACCGCGGCCTCGGCGGCGTCGCGGTTGGATTTGGGAACCGCGAGACTGGCAAGCGGCGAATAGAAGACACGCTCGACTTTGCAAGCCAGCGATTCGGCCGAGATCGATGCGGAGCCGCCATCGGGCGCGAGCGCGCCGGTGAGCGCGACAGCGTGGCTGATCAGCATGCGGGCGCGATGCAAATCCTTCGACCAGAGGTCGCCGTAGCCGGTGGCGAAGCAGGCGAAGGCCAGCGACGCGCCGCCATGGAGCTCCCTGCCGGCATCGATGAACACGTAGCCGGCGCGCCATGACACGGGCTTCGGCTTGCCGACCGGACCTTTCCATTCGGTCCTGCGAGTGCCAGATTCGGCGCCGGCCAGCGCGGCGAGGGCGGCATAGGCGCCGGCAATCTGCGGATCATCGGGGCTGCGTAACTGGTGCGCGAAAACCACTTGATGACCGCCGTTGCCGTTGTTGAGTTTCTCCAGTTGTCCTTCGAGGATGCGCAAACGTCCGCGCAACGGCCGTCCGGAATGATCCTGCTCGACCACCACACAGGTGGCACGGTTGGGACTGCCGCCATCGAGACAGGCGCGCCATTCGCTGTCGACACCCTTGAGCCATTCGACCAGCGATGGACTCAGATGGTCGCCATGCCGTTCAAGCAAGCGCTGTGGCCACTCATGCGGTTCGCAAGGGTCATCCGACGCGGATGTGATCGGCTCGACATCCACTCCGGCGCCGATGGCGGTATGGCTCAGCGCTCGCAGCGCCCGCTCAACTTCGCCGACATAGAGCCATTTCTTCGCTGCCAGCTCCCAGAGGGAGGGCGGGGCTATTCCCGAAGTCAGTTCCAGAGGAGGGAGGCGTTCGATGAACTTAGCCAGCGCCTCGAGTTCGTCGGGCAAGAGGTCGTGGAAGTCGGGAGCGCCGGCGGCTTCAAGCAGTGGCGGCAGATCTTCCCGCCAGAAAGTCTCGTAGGCGGGATCGCCGAGGGCGGCACTGCGCTCGCTCCAGAAACGCGCGGCCTGGAGGAGAAGCGTATCCCGGTAGGGGATTGCGGCGGCGCGGGCGCGGTAGTGCTGGTAATCGCGCGTAAAGCCCAGCGGTGAGAGCGCAGAGCCGGATGTCATCGTCGGCCATCAGGTGCGAAGCGTTTGCGTCATGCTAAGTCAGGAACAATCGTATTTCGATCGGCTCATCGGCCGTCACCTGCGTGGTGATGGTATCCTGCGCGGTGGCCGCTTCGCCCAACCGCCAGCGTCCGCCGGCCTGCGAGACGACGACGCGCACCTTGGCGAAGGCGGTCTGGCCGAAGATCGACAGGGGACGGATGCGCAGACTGACCGAATCGCCCTCGTCGACAATGGCCGCGGCCAGACGGTGCCCGCCTTCGGCTTCGAGCACGGTCTCGGCGGCACGCAACCGTGCGGCCAGTTCCAGGGGCGAGAGCGCGAATGTGGCATCGGGCAGACGGATCTGCCAATGCAGTCCGGAGGGATCATCGGGCATGGGCGCGCCGATTTCGGCGATGCCGCGTTCGTCGGTGAAAAAGTCGGTCGGCGGGTCGGCCAGGTGGACGCGGACATTGCGTGTCAGCGACGGATCGGTGCCGGTCAGCTGCAGGAAGTCGCGATGACCCTGCGGGTCATGCATGATGCGCAGGATGACTTCGGGATCCTCCGAGTAGAGCGTGGCGCGATGCTGCCAGCCGGCGCCGGGGGTTTCGCCGCCATCGGCGGCCAGGGCGTAGGTTGAGGGCGTCGGCGCGGCGGCGAATGGGGTCAGATCAATCAGCCGTGTCGAATGAGTGGCAAGGCGATAGACCAATTCGGAGAGAAGCGAGGGGAATGGCGCCGCGGCGGCATCGGTGGATTCGGTTTGGAGCCATTCGCTGACAATCGTCAATTCCTCGGCGCACTCCGGGCATTCGGCCAGATGCTGTCCGATGGCGGGCAGATCGCGGCGTCCCGCCTCATCGAGGCGGGCATAACGGATCAGATCATAGTCGTCAAGATGCGGCAATCCCCGCCTCCCTCTTCAACCTGACGATAGGGGCCAAACGGCGTGATTGTCGGTTGCCGTGCAAGTCAATCCTCCGTGGACAGGCCGTCGGACAGCGACCGGCGGACATGATTCAAGGTGTTGGTGACCAGCGTGTTCC contains the following coding sequences:
- a CDS encoding cytochrome c3 family protein — its product is MKGHIMKNLSIPIVLSVFLAGPVFAQPTAATHPELQIDCAKCHTCANPTADDPCLVACPRLQSIHATARHELAEGPDSVVLGKIADLYQPVHFDHKKHAGMAQMGGDCQTCHHYSPPGRIPPCGECHGTEAEANLRQPSLKGAYHRQCLACHREWSHDTQCVICHAPQPGKVMAEAVGDISDIMGAAHPKLTEPDTKVYQTPYQPGPVVTFFHKEHIDLFGLRCVDCHKQENCGRCHDLQQSVKVAKTQEEMHALCNDCHKSDPCAKCHDTKQKPGFTHAVTGWPLNRYHQSLDCYACHPTGKRIARLNNACGNCHGGWNQSNFKHAVTGLQLDEIHREMDCEDCHVGRQYAAAPNCAGCHDDGRTAKDVPPGEYITR
- the hybB gene encoding Ni/Fe-hydrogenase cytochrome b subunit → MTRHERPHPMQAPFLTRGTMILLALTGIGLAFYAYRLIFGLGAATNLDDQYPWGIWISIDVASGVALAAGGFTTAALAEIFHKQRYHVVVRPALLTAMLGYTFVVIGLLADLGRYYNVWHPILPSMWQGNSVLFEVGMCVMIYLTVLYIEFLPIVVERFKGRVNWPAPLRWANGLTEKLLHIADVTLRRVLFVFIILGVVLSCLHQSSLGTLMVIAKDKMHPLWWSPMSPLMFLLSAIAVGFPMVIVESISAARSFKLRPEKDVLSSLASYTPILLAIYLSIKIVDLTMRDAWPYLLEGSGRSFMFIIELLFGVIAPMVMLLQKKIRNSINGLFIAALMVVLGVVLNRINVFLVAYQPLYPTKPYFPSLVEIGVTVGLASALILVYRWFVMTFPVISGEPDPALQPPAAPAPQERSVAVGAGR
- a CDS encoding 4Fe-4S dicluster domain-containing protein — protein: MRRRDFLITAGAASATLAGSTARASSDKPAINFDDQWSVLVDTVVCIGCRKCEWACNQEHKLNDADLKSYEDKSVYNEHRRPHARAYTVLNQFHDARDPRRLWTMKVQCMHCNRPACVSACIVGALQKDPRGPVTYDAWKCIGCRYCMIACPFQIPAYEYHDVLHPEVRKCTFCLHRLEKGERPACVAICPNEALTFGKRRDLIEIAKGRINQHPERYTHHIYGEKEAGGTAWLYLAGADFTNSELPKLGPEPVPETSEKIQHGIFKSFVPPLTLYALLALIMGTQRGASDEPTKEDGHDAS